A single region of the Chloroflexota bacterium genome encodes:
- a CDS encoding VanZ family protein produces the protein MKSFLTRWGLALLWMLIIFTFSSQPKGTLLVPDLGVWDFVTKKSAHFIEYAFLAVFMLRGARGSAPLRLSHLIWAFALTVLYAATDEYHQTFVPGREGHWPDVVVDGLGAMTGLILQGWRQGFRLPPKDPSPSKSQSHRR, from the coding sequence ATGAAATCTTTTCTGACACGCTGGGGCCTTGCGCTCCTCTGGATGCTCATCATCTTCACCTTCTCGTCGCAACCCAAAGGGACTTTATTAGTGCCTGATCTGGGCGTGTGGGATTTTGTGACCAAGAAGAGCGCGCACTTCATCGAGTACGCGTTCCTGGCCGTCTTCATGTTGCGCGGCGCGCGCGGGTCTGCGCCGTTGCGGCTTTCACATTTGATCTGGGCTTTTGCACTCACGGTATTGTACGCGGCGACCGACGAGTATCATCAAACCTTTGTGCCGGGTCGCGAGGGCCACTGGCCGGACGTGGTTGTGGACGGGTTGGGGGCTATGACAGGCCTGATTCTTCAGGGCTGGCGGCAGGGGTTTCGTCTTCCGCCGAAGGATCCATCTCCGAGTAAATCTCAATCGCATCGTCGTTGA